In a single window of the Octopus sinensis linkage group LG1, ASM634580v1, whole genome shotgun sequence genome:
- the LOC115215561 gene encoding uncharacterized protein LOC115215561: MPCAPGTMWSQSAYTCIADNNNVNTQHTDSTTDKTTTTNKSTINNPCTKENIDAGKFYFAHPNKKFFIQCNKWGTYFVMPCAPGTMWSQSAYTCIADDNNVNNNNVSTQHTKAKTDKTTTTIKSTINNPCTNENSDAGKFYFAHPNKNFFIQCNKWGTYFVMPCAPGTIWSQNTYTCIAVDSNVNTQHTDSTTDKTTTTNNSTINNPCTKENIDAGKFYFAHPNKKFFIQCNEWSTYFVIPCAPGTMWSQSAYTCIADDSNVNNNVNTQHTDSTTDKTTTTTKSTINNPCTKENSDAGKFYFAHPNKKFFIQCNQWGTYFVMPCAPGTMWSQSAYTCIADDSNVNNNNVSNQQTIATTGGNPEHHQIHH; the protein is encoded by the exons ATGCCGTGTGCACCGGGTACAATGTGGTCACAAAGCGCCTATACCTGCATTGCAG acaacaacaatgttaacaCTCAACATACCGATTCTACGACAGACAAGACCACGACAACCAACAAATCCACCATTAACAATCCCTGTACCAAGGAGAATATTGACGCCGGTAAATTCTATTTCGCTCATCCGAACAAAAAGTTCTTTATTCAATGTAACAAGTGGGGTACTTACTTTGTAATGCCGTGTGCACCGGGTACAATGTGGTCACAAAGCGCCTATACCTGCATTGCAGATGATAACAAcgttaacaacaacaatgttagcACTCAACATACCAAGGCTAAGACAGACAAGACCACGACAACCATCAAATCCACCATTAACAATCCCTGTACCAATGAGAATAGTGACGCCGGTAAATTCTATTTCGCTCATCCAaacaaaaatttctttattcaatGTAACAAGTGGGGTACATACTTTGTAATGCCGTGTGCACCGGGTACAATATGGTCACAAAACACCTATACCTGCATTGCAGTTGATAG CAATGTTAACACTCAACATACCGATTCTACGACAGACAAGACCACGACAACAAACAACTCCACCATTAACAATCCCTGTACCAAGGAGAATATTGACGCCGGTAAATTCTATTTCGCTCATCCAAACAAAAAGTTCTTTATTCAATGTAACGAGTGGAGTACATACTTTGTAATACCGTGTGCACCGGGTACAATGTGGTCACAAAGCGCCTATACCTGCATTGCAGATGATAGCAACGTTAACAACAATGTTAACACTCAACATACCGATTCTACGACAGACAAGACCACGACAACCACCAAATCCACCATTAACAATCCCTGTACCAAGGAGAATAGTGACGCCGGTAAATTTTATTTCGCTCATCCGAACAAAAAGTTCTTTATTCAATGTAACCAGTGGGGTACATACTTTGTAATGCCGTGTGCACCGGGTACAATGTGGTCACAAAGcgcctatac ctGCATTGCAGATGATAGCAAcgttaacaacaacaatgttagcAATCAACAGACCATAGCTACGACTGGGGGAAACCCCGAACACCACCAAATCCACCATTAA
- the LOC115213595 gene encoding uncharacterized protein LOC115213595 isoform X2, with the protein MKWLIEACIFLPLLCSGQPTKDIVTEGKVGDDIVERVLDVLTSYNISFDRKCLQDLAFLRSNNGVPYITGKGGIWRVNSSQLTDAQTACQTSLFNQCRISKLLTGEEVSSFDIADLDKPLYSALAMIFYVLSLDKSIPIQDYEKYCKLPIKPLKLSNQELNETTESVMNPCTTENVEAGRFYFAHPDPRKYIRCTEWGTFSVMLCAPGTIWSQSVTECVRENSNPLTNDNTEATKDSETSTSCTILKNNPCTKENTDAGKFYFAHPDPQKFIQCTEWSSYYEMPCPLGTVWSQIAYTCIRKSGNKMNEDSTTVTSQGTQMILPTLLNNNPCTKENIGAGKFYFSHPDPTKFIQCTEWGSYYEMPCAPGTVWSPIAYTCIHNFIKCNSRKETTPAPSRSSLPFSSTLKWVTRGELS; encoded by the exons ATGAAGTGGCTTATCGAAGCTTGCATATTTTTACCGTTGCTCTGCAGTGGCCAACCAACTAAAGACATCGTAACTGAAGGAAAAGTCGGCGATGACATTGTCGAACGTGTTTTAGATGTCcttacatcatataatatatccTTTGATAGGAAATGTCTCCAGGATTTAGCTTTTCTCCGAAGCAATAATGGTGTTCCATATATAACTGGAAAAGGAGGTATATGGCGG gTTAACAGTTCTCAACTAACTGATGCACAAACTGCCTGCCAGACATCCTTGTTCAACCAATGTAGAATTAGCAAACTATTGACTGGTGAAGAAGTTTCTTCATTTGATATAGCTGATCTTGATAAACCCCTTTATTCAGCTCTTGCAATGATCTTCTATGTTTTATCACTTGATAAATCTATACCTATTCAAGACTATGAAAAATATTGTAAGCTACCCATCAAACCATTGAAATTATCTAATCAAGAACtta ATGAAACTACAGAAAGTGTCATGAATCcatgtacaacagaaaatgtTGAAGCAGGAAGATTCTATTTCGCTCATCCAGACCCTAGAAAGTACATTAGATGCACTGAATGGGGTACATTCTCCGTGATGTTGTGTGCGCCGGGTACAATATGGTCACAGAGTGTCACTGAATGTGTTAGAGAGAACAGCAACCCGCTAACTAACGATAACACTGAAGCAACCAAAGACTCGGAGACGTCTACCTCATGCACCATTCTTAAAAATAACCCATGCACGAAAGAAAATACTGACGCAGGTAAATTCTATTTTGCTCACCCAGATCCTCAGAAATTCATTCAATGTACGGAATGGAGTTCATATTACGAAATGCCATGTCCTCTGGGCACAGTTTGGTCACAGATTGCCTATACATGCATTAGAAAAAGTGGAAACAAGATGAATGAAGATAGCACAACAGTAACGTCTCAAGGCACACAAATGATCCTACCCACACTTCTTAACAACAACCCATGCACTAAAGAAAATATTGGCGCTGGTAAATTTTATTTCAGTCACCCAGACCCAACAAAGTTCATTCAATGTACGGAATGGGGTTCATATTATGAAATGCCATGTGCGCCGGGCACAGTTTGGTCACCGATTGcctatacatgtattcataattTCATAAAATGTAACAGTAGAAAAGAAACTACCCCAGCACCCAGCAGATCTTCCCTTCCATTCTCTTCAACACTTAAATGGGTAACCAGAGGTGAACTTTCGTAA
- the LOC115213595 gene encoding uncharacterized protein LOC115213595 isoform X1 has product MKWLIEACIFLPLLCSGQPTKDIVTEGKVGDDIVERVLDVLTSYNISFDRKCLQDLAFLRSNNGVPYITGKGGIWRVNSSQLTDAQTACQTSLFNQCRISKLLTGEEVSSFDIADLDKPLYSALAMIFYVLSLDKSIPIQDYEKYCKLPIKPLKLSNQELTDETTESVMNPCTTENVEAGRFYFAHPDPRKYIRCTEWGTFSVMLCAPGTIWSQSVTECVRENSNPLTNDNTEATKDSETSTSCTILKNNPCTKENTDAGKFYFAHPDPQKFIQCTEWSSYYEMPCPLGTVWSQIAYTCIRKSGNKMNEDSTTVTSQGTQMILPTLLNNNPCTKENIGAGKFYFSHPDPTKFIQCTEWGSYYEMPCAPGTVWSPIAYTCIHNFIKCNSRKETTPAPSRSSLPFSSTLKWVTRGELS; this is encoded by the exons ATGAAGTGGCTTATCGAAGCTTGCATATTTTTACCGTTGCTCTGCAGTGGCCAACCAACTAAAGACATCGTAACTGAAGGAAAAGTCGGCGATGACATTGTCGAACGTGTTTTAGATGTCcttacatcatataatatatccTTTGATAGGAAATGTCTCCAGGATTTAGCTTTTCTCCGAAGCAATAATGGTGTTCCATATATAACTGGAAAAGGAGGTATATGGCGG gTTAACAGTTCTCAACTAACTGATGCACAAACTGCCTGCCAGACATCCTTGTTCAACCAATGTAGAATTAGCAAACTATTGACTGGTGAAGAAGTTTCTTCATTTGATATAGCTGATCTTGATAAACCCCTTTATTCAGCTCTTGCAATGATCTTCTATGTTTTATCACTTGATAAATCTATACCTATTCAAGACTATGAAAAATATTGTAAGCTACCCATCAAACCATTGAAATTATCTAATCAAGAACtta CAGATGAAACTACAGAAAGTGTCATGAATCcatgtacaacagaaaatgtTGAAGCAGGAAGATTCTATTTCGCTCATCCAGACCCTAGAAAGTACATTAGATGCACTGAATGGGGTACATTCTCCGTGATGTTGTGTGCGCCGGGTACAATATGGTCACAGAGTGTCACTGAATGTGTTAGAGAGAACAGCAACCCGCTAACTAACGATAACACTGAAGCAACCAAAGACTCGGAGACGTCTACCTCATGCACCATTCTTAAAAATAACCCATGCACGAAAGAAAATACTGACGCAGGTAAATTCTATTTTGCTCACCCAGATCCTCAGAAATTCATTCAATGTACGGAATGGAGTTCATATTACGAAATGCCATGTCCTCTGGGCACAGTTTGGTCACAGATTGCCTATACATGCATTAGAAAAAGTGGAAACAAGATGAATGAAGATAGCACAACAGTAACGTCTCAAGGCACACAAATGATCCTACCCACACTTCTTAACAACAACCCATGCACTAAAGAAAATATTGGCGCTGGTAAATTTTATTTCAGTCACCCAGACCCAACAAAGTTCATTCAATGTACGGAATGGGGTTCATATTATGAAATGCCATGTGCGCCGGGCACAGTTTGGTCACCGATTGcctatacatgtattcataattTCATAAAATGTAACAGTAGAAAAGAAACTACCCCAGCACCCAGCAGATCTTCCCTTCCATTCTCTTCAACACTTAAATGGGTAACCAGAGGTGAACTTTCGTAA